In Acidimicrobiia bacterium, the following proteins share a genomic window:
- a CDS encoding ATP-binding protein, which produces MRRVLRVAVHRSTTAHLCSLYPYQAERGLGARGVYLGTNLLTGGGGFAFDPFEAYRAGLVTNPNLLVAGEPGTGKSTFVKTFLLRARSVFGRPAPCGGGARRGGRWLAVVDPKGEYAALAERLSLPVVRLYPGGPTRLNPLDAGPLGGADDRDERLRRRTDLVAALLGQVLRRELAPVEDAVLGWAVQTLDAGPRRPTLADLVRLLRDPTPELVARARLDAATLARQLDAVIYALEKLLERSLRGMFDGPTTVGVDGAHGGLVLDLSVVHHDDEALRLVLLAATAWLQTTLARRDGIPRVQVLDEAWRLLGSERTTRYLQACWKLCRDYGVANVAVVHRLSDLRAQADDGTTTAKVSMGLLADTQTRVLFRQASDQLAEARALLGLNPTEAAVLGRLTRGRALWKVGTRTAVVQHVVGPEEADLCDTDTRMRG; this is translated from the coding sequence ATGCGGCGGGTGCTGCGCGTCGCGGTCCACCGGTCCACCACCGCGCACCTCTGCAGCCTGTACCCGTACCAGGCCGAGCGCGGGCTCGGCGCGCGAGGCGTCTACCTGGGCACGAACCTGCTGACCGGCGGGGGCGGGTTCGCCTTCGACCCGTTCGAGGCCTACCGGGCCGGGCTGGTGACGAACCCGAACCTGCTCGTCGCCGGCGAGCCCGGGACCGGCAAGTCGACGTTCGTGAAGACCTTCCTGCTCCGGGCCCGGTCGGTGTTCGGCCGCCCGGCGCCGTGCGGTGGAGGCGCGAGGCGCGGCGGGCGGTGGCTGGCCGTCGTCGACCCGAAGGGGGAGTACGCGGCCCTGGCCGAGCGCCTCTCGCTGCCCGTGGTTCGCCTCTACCCGGGCGGACCGACGCGACTGAACCCGCTCGACGCCGGCCCACTCGGCGGCGCCGACGACCGGGACGAGCGGCTGCGGCGCCGCACCGACCTCGTGGCCGCGCTCCTCGGGCAGGTCCTGCGACGCGAGCTGGCCCCGGTCGAGGACGCGGTGCTCGGCTGGGCGGTCCAGACCCTCGACGCCGGGCCGCGGCGGCCCACGCTCGCGGACCTCGTCCGGCTGCTCCGCGACCCGACGCCCGAGCTCGTCGCCCGAGCCCGCCTCGACGCGGCGACGCTCGCGCGCCAGCTCGACGCGGTCATCTACGCGCTCGAGAAGCTGCTCGAGCGGTCGCTGCGCGGGATGTTCGACGGGCCGACCACGGTCGGCGTCGACGGCGCGCACGGCGGCCTCGTGCTGGACCTCTCCGTCGTCCACCACGACGACGAGGCGCTCCGGTTGGTGCTCCTCGCCGCCACCGCGTGGCTGCAGACGACGCTGGCCCGCCGGGACGGGATCCCTCGCGTCCAGGTCCTCGACGAGGCCTGGCGGCTGCTCGGGTCCGAGCGGACCACGCGCTACCTCCAGGCCTGCTGGAAGCTCTGTCGGGACTACGGCGTGGCCAACGTCGCCGTCGTCCATCGCCTCTCGGACCTGCGCGCCCAGGCCGATGACGGCACGACGACGGCCAAGGTGTCGATGGGGCTGCTCGCCGACACCCAGACCCGGGTGCTGTTCCGCCAGGCCAGCGACCAGCTCGCGGAGGCACGCGCGCTCCTCGGGCTGAACCCGACCGAGGCCGCGGTCCTCGGCCGGCTCACGCGGGGCCGGGCGCTGTGGAAGGTGGGAACCCGCACCGCGGTGGTGCAGCACGTCGTCGGCCCCGAGGAGGCCGACCTCTGCGACACCGACACGCGCATGCGGGGGTGA
- a CDS encoding SCO6880 family protein, with protein MTSVDAPRRYRFGPLDRSGFLLGLGAVPCAVLGAGFLAAGLTLRATGSAPLAALPVVAAALAAFGRHDGRALHEWVEPAAGWTALRVRGRDRWAAEVPRRGRRPSPPDLPPFLAGLEVLERAGGRSYGPRAVGVAVVADPAAQQLSATLRVQGGAFALLEHDDQARVLDGWGAALAGFCRERAAVARVAWSEWAAPASLDEHLAFVREQRGGRGATGRDYRELVAGAGPLTIAHETLVTVTVDRRRVRAGRAADGVDTLLEELHLFSGRLHHAGLAVDAPLGPGELALAVRLRADPSAAPRLAARQERLADRARVVGPHNMAPIAVEAAWRHVRLDQSHHRCYWVAEWPRLEMPADWLATLLLHPGGVRTVTVVHEPVPPSRSRRSVDREATRLASDEEERVRRGFRVRAQHRRAESEVLAREGELVAGYAELRYAGFLTVTAPDLRALDEQSAEWEQVAAQCGVELRALDGQHDLGVATALPLGRVPTGRGRR; from the coding sequence GTGACCAGCGTCGACGCGCCGCGCCGCTACCGGTTCGGTCCCCTCGACCGGTCCGGCTTCCTGCTCGGTCTCGGCGCGGTCCCGTGCGCCGTGCTCGGCGCCGGCTTCCTCGCCGCCGGGCTCACGCTGCGCGCGACGGGCTCGGCGCCGCTCGCCGCGCTGCCGGTCGTCGCCGCCGCGCTCGCCGCGTTCGGGCGCCACGACGGTCGAGCCCTCCACGAGTGGGTCGAACCCGCCGCCGGGTGGACGGCGCTGCGCGTGCGGGGACGGGACCGCTGGGCCGCCGAGGTGCCCCGGCGGGGGCGTCGCCCGTCGCCGCCCGACCTGCCCCCGTTCCTCGCCGGCCTCGAGGTCCTGGAGCGGGCCGGCGGCCGGAGCTACGGCCCGCGCGCCGTCGGCGTCGCGGTCGTCGCCGACCCGGCCGCCCAGCAGCTCAGCGCGACGCTGCGCGTCCAGGGCGGGGCCTTCGCGCTGCTCGAGCACGACGACCAGGCCCGGGTCCTCGACGGCTGGGGCGCCGCGCTCGCCGGCTTCTGTCGGGAGCGCGCCGCCGTCGCTCGCGTCGCGTGGTCCGAGTGGGCGGCGCCGGCCTCCCTCGACGAGCACCTCGCGTTCGTGCGCGAGCAGCGAGGCGGTCGCGGCGCCACCGGGCGCGACTACCGCGAGCTCGTGGCCGGAGCGGGGCCGCTCACGATCGCGCACGAGACGCTCGTCACCGTGACGGTCGACCGTCGGCGGGTCCGGGCCGGGCGTGCCGCCGACGGCGTGGACACGCTGCTCGAGGAGCTCCACCTGTTCAGCGGCCGGCTCCACCACGCCGGCCTCGCCGTCGACGCGCCGCTCGGTCCGGGCGAGCTGGCGCTCGCGGTGCGACTCCGCGCCGACCCGTCTGCCGCGCCTCGGCTCGCGGCCCGCCAGGAACGCCTGGCCGATCGGGCTCGCGTCGTCGGGCCGCACAACATGGCTCCGATCGCGGTCGAGGCGGCCTGGCGCCACGTCCGGCTCGATCAGTCCCACCACCGCTGCTACTGGGTCGCCGAGTGGCCTCGCCTCGAGATGCCCGCGGACTGGCTGGCGACGCTGCTCCTGCACCCCGGCGGCGTCCGCACCGTGACGGTCGTCCACGAGCCGGTGCCGCCGTCCCGGTCGCGCCGATCGGTTGACCGGGAGGCCACTCGGCTGGCCTCGGACGAGGAGGAGCGCGTCCGACGGGGGTTCCGCGTCCGGGCCCAGCACCGACGCGCCGAATCGGAGGTCTTGGCCCGCGAGGGCGAGCTCGTCGCCGGGTACGCCGAGCTGCGCTACGCCGGCTTCCTCACGGTGACGGCCCCTGACCTCCGCGCGCTCGACGAGCAGTCGGCGGAGTGGGAGCAGGTCGCCGCGCAGTGCGGCGTCGAGCTCCGAGCCCTCGACGGCCAGCACGACCTCGGGGTCGCCACGGCGCTCCCGCTCGGCCGCGTCCCGACTGGACGCGGGCGGCGCTGA